tttttattattgcAGAGAGTTATTTGTTGGCTGAAATGGCATATGGCTGCTACGTTGCTATCTGTAGCCCCTTGCTTTATAATGCATTCATGTCTTATAGGTGCTTCCAGCTCACAGCAGCAGTTTACGTCTTGTGAATCACTCAGTCGACCTTCCATACTTGCCTTATTTTGAGACTCTATTTCTGCAAGGCCAATGTGGTTAACCATTATTTCTGCAATGTTTTTTCACTCTTGGAGCTATCCTGTTCTAGCATCTATTTCAACAATTTTTTGGCTCTAGTCTACAGTTCTTTCAATGTCCTGATTTCTGTCTTAACTATTCTTATCTCCTGCATCTTCATTCTCTACAAAACCTTCCACATACACTCCACGGAGGGCAGGTCCAAAGCCTTTAGCACCTGCAGTTCCCACATctttcctgttgctgttttccatGGATCTGCAACATTCATGTacctgcagtcatcatctgtgaGTCCCATGGACCAAGGGGCTCATATAAAGACAAGGGTTTTATACCTGCACTGTGCCCATGCTGAACCCTCTGACCTACACTCTGCAGGATAAGGATGTCAAATTGGCCCTGAAGAAAATTCTGGACagttgaaaatgtagatgaataGACTCAGTGTTGGTGCCATATCAGAAATAAACCTTTGCTTTACTGagatatgtaatattttatttttattgttcaaaTTTTTGGAAATTCAGGATCATTTTCTCAGACAATACATTTCCCAAATTCTCTTCaagctaaaacctttgactttgTGTTATATGActatggagaaatatcaagaataaaGTCAGAGACTCGAGATTTAAAGTTTCagtgtaatattaaaaaaaacaagaataactATGATGATCATCATAAAGTAATGACATATTATTATTGAGATAGTATAAAATATCAACCAGTGTGCCCAGCACTTTATATTAGACaactttctttaatatttatgatATTCTCTCAAGGCAAGCCTTAGTATTGTTTCCATTTGAGAGATTAATCAACTGAAGCCTGTTTGCTTTGAGTAAATGTCCCCATAGTCCCAAACATAATAAAGACAGAGGCTAGAAGGTCTGGCTCCAAGAACTGTAATTTTACTCAAAGTAATCTATTGGCTCCATGTAATTATGGGTAGGTGTAAGGCCTTCCCAGTAATTTCTTTCTACACATTAAGCATCTACCTTTTGTGTGAGATTGTATTGCTTTTTGTTAGATCTCTCCAatgctatttttacttttatttcatttgatttaatgaaaacaatcaaaatatttcaaacttgTGTTGATCAAGCAAAAACACCAAATGCAGAGTGATTGCAGAATCTTATGATAAGACTTATCAAAGAGATTCAAATTATCATGTTCAATACCAACAATTTCTACACAAGTAGCTCAACACGTTTTTATCTTTAAACCATTAGTGCTATACTGTTTATGTAACAggtgcttccccggtggctcagtggtaaagaatacagctgccaatgcaggagatgtgggttcagccctccggtgggaaagatcccctggagaaggaactggtaaccctctccagtattcttgcctgagaaatcccgtggagagaggagcctgcaggctactgtccacagggttgcaaagcgtcCATCCAACATAACCTTGCCGCTAAACTACAACAATAAATGTATGTTAACAGCTACTCATAATAAACCCGAATTCTGTAAGTTGTATTACTTTCATGAGGTTCACGCCTTTTGCCATATAAGTTATAAACAATTGCCATTTCTTGTCAGTTTTATCTTGGAAACATCTCTTATCTCCCCTCATATTGTTCCTTTTTAGCTTCTGGGCATTAACATCTGGCGACTATAAATTCACATGAAACTCTGAATACCCAGTTGTCTTCAGCCTCTTCTCAGTTCAAACCATCTTACTCATTACTGACAGATCGACATTCTTTGGGTAGTGTGCTGCCTTATTCAACTATAGTGTCCAAATATgcgactatatatatatataacataattttatttaccaCACGTGTatttcattatccattcattcatcaatggCAATTCATCTTCATCTATTTCATATTATTTGActtaattttcatattatttgtcttattattttcatattatttgacCTACTATTCATCAATACTATAAAAGAAGGTAGAATGGCTACAATTACAACTTCTACCTTAGGCATAATTCCTAGTCTGTTATATATagtccagaatatataaatatatatatatataaatcagctAAATCAGAACATATAACCTGTCAGAAATGAACATATGGCTTATTTGGAtctcttcatatttttaatttctgaataaGTATAGGAATGATCTCTTTACTTCTTGTTTACATTCTTTCCATATCTGACCTTTACCAAATTCCAGctcttttttacttcttttatttggCACACTGAAGCAACTTCAATCATAGTCTGTTCACTTATACAGTGGCATTCCAGACACACAGTATTCTTCTCCAAACATATCAGAATCCTGCAGCCATAGCAAACACAAAGCTAAAAGATTTTTGGTGCATGGGTAGGGTGGATTTTTCTTGAATCTGAAAGAACTCCAGTAGAAGGTATTCAAAACAAGAGACCCTCTAGAACCTTGTTTCTCAGAGTGGTCGATAGATGAGAAGTAGTGGCAAAAtctgaaagattttatttaaaatgtttaatctcAAATctattgtaaactaattaacctccaattaaaataaataaatttatattaataaaataaaatttaaattagtaGCCTTAAAAAAAAGACTTACTATAAGAATCTGCTTTATTCCCATGCACATTAAAAGTTGAGgagcttttgaaaaatattgataTCTGACCTCACACCCTGAAATTTTGACTTAATTTGCATAGGGTTCAACCTCGgtattgaaattaaaagaaaaaaaacttccctgataatttttttaatgagtttaaaTGAATATCTAAAATTGAGAAGCAttaacttcccttgtggcttgtgtaaagaatccacctgcaaagcaggagacctaggttgggaagatcccagggagaagggaaaggctaaccactccagtattctggcctggagaattctgtggactcatagtccatgtggtcacaaagaatcagaaacaactgagtgacttttactttcaatgTAACAAAAGTATAAactggttaaaaataaaactgagtctTCTTATATTTAAGATTTCTCCTGACTTGAGTGTGCAATTTACCTTAATTCAGTCATTTCTAAGtatgtttccaattttcctgttttagaacaaaaagtgaaaatacaacACACAAGAACAGAGGAAACATGAAACATAAGTGCctaagaaaatgttttatatatgcaGCTTAGCACTAGAATCATTAATAGTGAGCACCTAAAAGATCAAAAATTGTCAATATTCTGAATTCTTACCCCATAACTTTAAATCCAATAACATATAGATTTGACTTGAATTAATATGTGTATTTTGTATTTACATGTAAAATGGATTAAACAcatttttgaaaggataaatgatTTACCTCATCATATTaaaaattgtttccattttaacaTTAGGATAACTTGTCAGAATGTTGCCCAATCCTCTAAAACCTTTTACTCACAGAGTGGACTAGGAACAACTAGAACTGGCCAGGAGCTTGTATGAGATGCAGAATTTCAAAATCTCAAATGCTCTTGAGAAGGATCTGATGCTGGTTgaggattttattttgaaaaaatctcCAGGTGATCCTGTGAAGAAATCTTGGTCACTAATTGTTGAGTTCAGGATTGACAGAGAATTCCTCTTAAGGAAAAAGATAGACAACTGGGGACACGTCAACTTCAGCTGCTTCTTTCTCAAGAGCTTGTCTTCTGAGAAACGGAAATCCTTGGAGAGTATTTGACTCCATGTTATTTATTGCCTGGCTTATATGAAATCCGTGACACACCTTCATAGCACAGTGATCACAACCGCTCAAGGGAGAACTGAGAAAGGTGCAGGTGTTTGCTACCTTGAAGCTGAAGAAACACACACTGAAGACTTAGAATTAGAGATGCTGACCTGTGATGTAGACCAGCTTCAAAAGAGGCTGTGCCAGCCCTCTCAACACTAAAGACAGCAGAAAGCTGGGTACCTATCATTCCTGACACCAATACAGAGCTATCTTCTGAGTCAAAGGAAGAATGTTGCAAACAAAATTTGGTATTGAGATTTCCAGCAAGAAGAAAGGTGAGTGTATTCATCTCACGTTTGTGGCTTGAGACTATTAAGTCTGGAAATAATACCATGAAAATTCAGGCAAATAGTCTTCATACATTCTTGTATGGAATTATTTCTAAAATCCCATTTATATCCCCCTATGTCCTAAACACTATGCAATTTACTTGTTATACAGAGGAGAATAAGTATAATTCGGTGTATCAACTGACTTACAATATATCTCAAGTCTAAAAATGTGCTGTTTAGAAATGACGGTTTTCTGAATGTAAAGTGGGAAAGTTAAATCAATTACAAGGTGTTGGAGAATATTTTCATGATGATTTCTAACTTAAGTAagattgaaaagaaaagagaacataTTTACCACACaacagagacaaagagagatgATAGGATTAtttaatgtggaaaaaaaaaaaaaaagacagctgctgcctgcttctcctttagctttcaatcttttccagcatcagggtcttttccaatgagtcagctcttcacatcaggtggcaaaagtattggagcttcagcttcagcaacaatcctgtccaatgaatattcagggttgatttttatGGCACAAATAGAAAATGGTAATACTGACATGGCATAAAAGGGTAGATGGATGAGGCAGTTTGTGGTTGATGATAAATTAAAAGACTCTGAATGTCACACTTTTAATCCAATCTATAGATACCATCAATATATGTTgctgtatatgtttatatatgcacatacatatatgtatatatgtggataTGCATATGATTATGTATGTACATACTATAATATGACTCACTCATCTATTCATCAgtgatggacataaatttgaattgtttccaaTTTGCATTGTTATGCATAAAGCTGCCAtgcatgtttttattattataaacatgGCTAAAACCTTTAATAgaagcaaaatcaatacaatatggtaatataattaacctccaattaaaataaataaatttacatttaaaaaagaaactatatttattatatttgaaaatgaggctttataaatattgaatttattttttattgagatttcttttttaatttatttattttaattggaggctaattacaacattgtattggttttgccatacatcaacatgaatcagccatgagtgtacccgtgttccccatcctgaacccctctccctccttcctccctgtaccatcactctgggtcatcccagtgcactagccccaagcatcctgtatcctgcattgaacccagactggtgattcatttcttatatgatattatacatgtttcaatgccactctcccaaatcatcccaccctctccttatcccatagagtccaaaagactgttctatacatctgtgtctcttttgctgtctcgcatacagggttatcgttaccatctttctaaattccatatatatgcgttagtatactgtattggtgttcttctttctggctttAGATGCACTTTCATTCCATAAATAGACCCACAGTTAAGTGATTATATAGGTGGATAGGATGCCAAAAATGTGAATCATTTATATGGAGCACTCTACTccaaattaaaaagaatggaatgaaTTCCCTCCGATGACAGTGTTTTACTCTTTCCCCTCCAGAGACTATGCAGATGGAAATGGCAGCAGAAAATCACTCCTCAGTGACTGAGTTCATCCTTGCTGGGCTCACAGAACAGCCACGACTCCAgctgccccttttcctcctcttcctaggAATCTATGTGGTCACGGTGGTGGGGAACGTAGGCATGATTATACTGATTGGGCTCAGTTCTCGcctgcacacccccatgtactattTCCTAAGCAGTTTGTCCTTCATTGACCTTTGTAAGTCCACTGTCGTTACCCCCAAAATGCTGGTGAACTTTGTGACAGAGAAGAACATCATCTCCTATCCTGAATGCATGACCCAGctctatttctttcttgtttttataaTTGCAGAATGTTACCTGTTGGCTGCAATGGCATATGACCGCTATGTTGCCATCTGTAGCCCCTTGCTGTATAATTCCATCATGTCACATCAGGCCTGTTTCTCCCTCATTTCGGGAGTGTATATGATGGGATTGGTATGTGCATTCTCTCACACAGGCTGTATGCTTAGGGTTCATTTCTGCAAATTAGATGTGATCAACCATTACTTCTGTGATCTTCTACCTCTCCTAAAGCTCTCCTGCTCTAGCACCTATGTCAACGAAATACTGGTTCTATGCTTTGGTGCACTTAACAGCTTTGCCCCCATCCTGACCATCCTCAGCTCCTACATCTTCATCATCTCCAGCATCCTCCACATTCGTTCCATGGAGGGCAGGTCCAAAGCCTTCAGCACGTGCAGCTCCCACATCTCAGCTGTCACTATTTTCTATGGATCTGAAGCATTCATGTACCTACAGCCATCATCTGTGAGTTCCATGGACCAAGGGAAAGTGTCCTCTGTGTTTTATACTATTGTTGTGCCATTGCTGAATCCCCTAATCTACAGCCTCAGGAATAAAGATGTCAATGTTGCCCtgaagaaaattcttgagagaagAATATTTTTGTGACCAGACATAACATGAGCGTAATATTTTAGATCTAGTCATTGCCTATTACATTGAATGGATATATGATTCTCTTGCTTCAAAATCCTTACCAGAGCTTAAAATCTAAGTTAAGAACAAAGTTTCATGCTTTGTTACATTGCTCAAACCAGTATGCCTCCTACTATGCCATTTATTGTTTTTGGTGTGTACTTGCATGCTTACTGTCCAAAATATATATCTACTGTAATGTTCATAAAGGTTACCCCCATGCTTGTATTTTACTTCCATATCTTCAGGACCTAAAATAGTTATTGACACTAGAAAGACTTTGATAACttccttatttcctttttaaaaacatttatgtgAAGCTGTATATATCTCATACTGTCTTTGTCCATTACTTTCTCTAATTAGCTacatatgactttatttttttttagttctcaatatttttttatttatttatttttcttttttttcttttactttattttactttacaatactatattggttttgccatacatcaacatgaatccgccaagtTAAAATCAATTAAATTTGTATTTGACGAGTTCTTCAAAGACCTGCAATAAAACTGATGACATCATAAATTATTTCTATACAAAAACTTAGAAGCATGAATGTAAGTAGCTTCTGTAATCAAGCCCCAGTGTAGGTAAGATAACTTGTGAACAGCTGATTTCTTAAGTcattaaataaagttaaaaagccAATATCCTTGAAACAAAACTCTTGGTTTTCAAGCATGCAGTCTACATGTGTTAAAAAATAGTATGTATGGTTGGTATCTGATGGGTCAACATAACAAATCTGGAGATACATTGGTATCTGGAACTCAAATACTCCAGTCTAGATTATCATGGTTTCCTATACCCAAGCAGAAGAACTTCACCTATATTGATATTGAGAAAATTCTTAATATGTAGAATTTTACCACCTGTAAATTACAgtttaataaatttgtttttaagataaagagaaaatacaatACATTTTGCTATATTGCTGCAATCAGAGTTGTGGATCTTCCTAGGTTGTCACCTTGAACCAGAACATGATTTTTAATTATTCTATGCATTAAGCAAACAACAACTAGTAAACTTTTTCACATTAAGTGACATATTTCTATATTATTcctcaatatttctttttttatagagTTAGATAAAGTCATTAACTTATTCTACTTGTTAGGAACTTTTCATGGGATTATGACAGTAACCAGTTGAAACCTTCCTGCAGCCTACATGTTAAAATATTTCAAGTACTACTGCTTTATAAATA
This window of the Capra hircus breed San Clemente chromosome 29, ASM170441v1, whole genome shotgun sequence genome carries:
- the LOC102176669 gene encoding olfactory receptor 8G1-like, which codes for MQMEMAAENHSSVTEFILAGLTEQPRLQLPLFLLFLGIYVVTVVGNVGMIILIGLSSRLHTPMYYFLSSLSFIDLCKSTVVTPKMLVNFVTEKNIISYPECMTQLYFFLVFIIAECYLLAAMAYDRYVAICSPLLYNSIMSHQACFSLISGVYMMGLVCAFSHTGCMLRVHFCKLDVINHYFCDLLPLLKLSCSSTYVNEILVLCFGALNSFAPILTILSSYIFIISSILHIRSMEGRSKAFSTCSSHISAVTIFYGSEAFMYLQPSSVSSMDQGKVSSVFYTIVVPLLNPLIYSLRNKDVNVALKKILERRIFL